A genomic region of Drosophila kikkawai strain 14028-0561.14 chromosome X, DkikHiC1v2, whole genome shotgun sequence contains the following coding sequences:
- the LOC108071723 gene encoding mitochondrial import inner membrane translocase subunit Tim16: MARYLAKIIGLGAQAMGRALVKTVRQEIEAFNEAARLHQALNNNSNDAAVDDNKVNGMTLTEARQILNVKDLDDQKAIDTNYQHLFRANEKPSGGSFYLQSKVYRAKERIDQELVKLQTVFPGGIPPSSAAASIGAEAEAHFKATKPGPESRTD; encoded by the coding sequence ATGGCTCGGTACCTTGCGAAGATCATCGGCCTGGGCGCCCAGGCGATGGGTCGGGCATTAGTGAAGACAGTGCGCCAGGAGATCGAGGCCTTTAATGAGGCCGCCCGGCTCCATCAGGCgctcaacaacaacagcaacgacgCCGCCGTCGACGATAACAAGGTGAATGGTATGACTCTGACGGAGGCTAGGCAGATCCTTAACGTCAAGGATTTGGACGATCAAAAGGCGATCGATACGAACTACCAGCACCTGTTCCGAGCCAACGAGAAGCCCTCCGGCGGCTCCTTCTACCTTCAGTCAAAAGTCTACCGCGCCAAAGAGCGCATTGACCAGGAGCTGGTCAAGCTACAGACGGTATTCCCAGGTGGCATTCCTCCTTCGTCTGCAGCCGCATCCATTGGGGCGGAAGCGGAAGCCCACTTCAAGGCCACAAAGCCAGGCCCAGAGAGCCGGACAGACTAG